The Hypanus sabinus isolate sHypSab1 chromosome 7, sHypSab1.hap1, whole genome shotgun sequence region gcctggactgacaccttgccctattgtcctgtttattatttattgtaatgcctgcactgttttgtgcactttatgcagtcctgtgtaggtctgtagtctagtgtagctttctctgtgttgtttttatttacgtagttcagtctagtttttgtactgtgtcatgtaacaccatggtcctgaaaaatgttgtcattTTTACtaggtactgtaccagcagttatggttgaaatgacaataaaagtgacttgacttgagatttCCAGAACTGAATGAAGTGCCAAGGAGGTGGTATCTACTGTGGACATGTTGCTCCATTAGGCAAACTGGAATGGATCTATGTcttttcctcaaataagagttgatatgtttcatcatcaacctctcaaaacatttcagctctgtggatgtaagtgctaatgGACacacaatagtcattgaggcaggtcataacgttcttcttgggcacctgtataattgaagcctgcttgaaacaggtgggtatctcagactgccgaagcgagaggttaaagatgtcagtgaacactccagctagttaatcagcacaggtctttagtacttcaccaggtaccctgtctgggctggatgcttttcatgggtttaCCCTCCTGACATGTTTGCCTCagtctgaaatcacaggatcatcagaggCTGTGGAAGTTCATGAAGGCTCTGCCTTGTTTTGACGGTCAAAGTGAGCAAAGGCAGCATTGTGCTCATCTGAAAGCGATGTCCTGTTGTCGCCTATGTAGCTTGATTTAACTTCATTATTCTGTCCACATGACCAATCCCTGTTTCAAATTACACTCCAGTTGGAGACTGTAACACGGGCTGCCTGATTTGCaattgcaattgtcactccattcttcaagaagagagagaggtagaagaaattATTAGCCAGTtactctgacctcagtgtttggaaagatgttggagttgattgttaagaatgacgttttgaggtacttggaggcacataataaaacaggctgtggtcagcatggtttccttaagggaaaatcttgcctgacaaatctgttggaattctttaaagaaataacaagcaggctagacaaaggagaatcagtgggtgttgtgtacttggattttctgacgGCCTTTaccaaggtgctacacatgaggctgcttaactagTTAAGAGCACTGGCtagtacaggaaaggtactacCATGGCCATCAGCCGCTGCTTTATACATGGgacagtgggaataaaaagagctTTTCCTGGTTAGTTGctagtgactagaggtgttccacaggggtgtgtgctgggacagattctttttatGATACATGTCAAttacttggatgacagaattgatgacagAATTATGGCCAAAAGTGTggagacaatacaaagataggtggaggggcaggcagttctGAGGAggtaaagaggctacagaaggacttggacagattaggagaatgggcaaagaagtggtagttggaatacagtgtatggtcatgcactttggtagaaaaaaaattaaaagtagaCTATTTccgaaatggagagaaaatttaaaaatctgaggttcAAAGGACTTGGGACTCCTTATACAGGATTCcgtaaaggttagtttgcaggttgagtcagtggtgaggaaggcaaatgcaatgttagcattcatttcaaaaggaatagagcataaaagcaaggatgtaatgttcgcCTCACttgggagcattgtgagcaggtttgggcccctatCCAAGAAAGAATgcgctgacattggagggggtttCAAAGAGtttcatgaagatgattccaggattgaaagttttgtcatataaagagcgtttgatggctctgagcctctaGCCACTGGAgttaagaatgaggggtgaccttgttGACaactgttgaatgttgaaaggccttgatagagtggatgtggagaggatatatcctgtaatgggtaatgggtgggggggggggggggggtggtccaagaccagaggacaaagcctcagaatagaggggagtccatttagaacagagatggaggaatttctttagccagagattgataaatctgtggaattcattgccacaggtggctgtgtagaccaagtctttatggatAGTTAAATCAGAGGTAGATAGAtccttaattagtcagggcaagaAAGGCAAGGGAGAAAGCACGAGATTGAGGGTGAGAAGTAAAATGAATCAGACATGGTGAAATGCCTGTgcagacgatgggccaaatggcctatttctgctcttacACCTTATAGTCTTCACTTTTAATGCAGATGCACAGGATACCAAGAGAACAAAAAGAATGGAGGGAGCGAAGCAAAGAAGCTCTGATATTCATGCATAATGCACTGCAAAAAAAATCTTTTCCTACCTCATGCTTGGAATAGCATGGTAACCCAATCGAAATCTTAATGCTTTGGAATCCACATATTCTCTCACCAGCTTTTCTCCAACTTCATTCATGTGTTGAAGCAAATTTAGGTGATCCCTTCTCACAGCCTTTAGACTGGAGATAGATTCCCACGGTAATACCAGCCAGTGAAAACGAGCCTTTGGATATTTGTCTTTAATTACTACAACGATAtcatctttatatatctgaaagagCAAGAAAACTATTTTTGTATCCATCTATAAATCAACTTAGGAAAATCACTCAAAAGATATTTCATGAAAAAAAACTGACCACATGTAATCTTTTCTACACTGGAAAAGCCAAATGCTAATAATGTGCTACTTTTTTTTTTGAACACCTGCATTCAGTCCACAAGCCACTGTACTTCTCCATCCCATTCTAAACTGCCAATGGCTCCTGTACTGCTACGACAAGTGCAACACAAAACTGAGAGAACCAATACCCCTGCTGATATTAAATTCTACAATTTCTGCTAACCCTCTTAATTTCTGTCTATCTGAACTGGCCATTTCTGCCAGTTATTTAATTGTGATCTTGTCTCAGGTTTTCTTTCTCCAATGGAAATAGCCTGACCAGTTGGAAATATCCCATAGCACTGGTGTTATCAATAGATAACAGAAAAAGATGCACAACAACTCATTTGGTCTCACCATATTTGAAATCTTCCCTTTGTTCGTCCCAGCTTCTCAGCTACTGAAAAGTAACTCGTTTTCTTTCCTTCCCAGTTCTAATAAAGGGTCCTGGACCTGCAactttaactgtttctcttttcagcattttctgtttttaatccaAGGATTTAAAACAGaggcacacgagtgaatctgcagatgctggaaatagataaaaacacaaaatgctggcagaactcagcaggccagacagcatctatgggaggaggtagtgacaacatttcaggccgaaacccttcatcaggagtgaagtaacatggaatggtggagaggggataagaagtggggggagggatatagagagctgggaagtgataggctggagggaaatgggctagggggaaggtggagaattatgggaaataaaagcgaAAGTAAGGTAGGGCTGAAGGGAGATTATAGTGAAgggggaaagagaaagaaagagaaacagactaaaataatagatagggatgggggtaagggggagcaggggtatcaacggaggtctgtgagttggatgttcattccggcaggcaggaggctacctaggtgggagataaggtattgctccatcgacctgcgtgtggcctcatcttgacggtagaggaggccatggacagacatgtcggagtgggagtggtctgtggaattgaagtgtgtagccacagggagatcccaccactgctggagtaCTGAGCACCAGTGTTCGgcgaaactgtctcccagtctgcggcgggtctccccaatgtataaatggccgcatcgggagcaccggatacagtatatcaccccagttgactcgcaggtgaagtggtgcctcacctgaaaggactgtctggggcctgggatggtggtgagcgaagtagtgtgggggcaggtgtaacacttctttcgtttgcagggatgagtgcctggagggaggtcggtggggagggatgggggggggatgaatggacaagtgagtcGGGTAGGgcgcaatccctgcggaaagccgagagtgggggtggaggggaagatgtggctcatggtgggatcacgtaggaggtgacggaagttacagaggattatacgttggacctgtaggctggtagggtgataggtgaggacagacaTTGATTAATGAGTCAGCGCAGTTCAGCAAGATCAAAGGCAATGGAGTAATTGTGACGGTGCAAGATAAGATACAAACAATGTTGTTTTAAGTTAAAGCTCAGGTAATTCGATGtggcagaggcaaggtgaggaACGATCGATTATAGGCTGAGCTGAATCAGAAAGGTCAGGTACTGGCCATTTCAAGGCGATGGAACCTGAGCTCATGGGTGAGGAACAACCCAAGTTTTGAacgatttaagcactgggccaggtTGAAAAGGTTCAGGTGTCAGGGTTGGAGGCGAGAAACAGGCCAGTTCAGCTCACTACTCTGTAGGGTTTGCTTGCCTCTGCTGGACAGAAGTTGTGGTCTGAGATTAGTGGACTTCTGGATTGGCTACAGTGATGCCTGCCATTGTGACCTTCATTTTccaatgctgtttgcttgcttttatagTTTGTATGATCTGCTTTTTTCTTCATTCTGCATGTTGGGTGTTTAGATGGTCTTATTTTTAATATGTTCTATTggagttctttgttttgtggctgcctgtaaggagatgaatctcaaggctgtataaagtatacatactttgataagaaatttcgATTTTTTCTCCATAGATTTCATGTAACTTCATGATTAATCATTTTTACACACTAACAACCTTCTAACAATTAAACTATATATGCTTTGAAATGCTAGCAGTACAAGTGCACAAGAAAACCATTTTATAACAATCTAAGATTTTATTTTTGGGGAGGTAAAAATATCATACCTGCAATTTTGGATCTTGCATGGAGACTTTTAGCCCCTGACTCCACATTCCCCGAAAATCCTGAAGAAGCAAAGTTAGATGGTGCAAATAACAATCTCAGTTATTAGGTAATTATGTTAACAGAACTTTTAAATATATAACCAGGACTAAGACTGCCACTTATATCTTCAAGTATACATTCTGCAAAAGTGGTACACTATTATCTCATGGGATCTTGTACATGTATGTCAAGCTATTCTAGCCTTGAGAGTGAATAGAAACATAGGGTCCCACTCCTCCTTTCCTCACAATCAAACCACAGGGATATAAGAACAATTGTATTctctatttctaaataaaatcaaaatcatGAACGTCTTAAGAGCAGATAGTAAGTGATTCAATTGCACTAAGGCAAAATATTGATTGCTGAGACCTAAACTAAAAACAGAAATTAAGAGAAGCATTCAGCAGGTTAGAAAGAGGTTTTGGAGCAATAAACTGAGTTAATGATTCATGCTCATATCATCATTGGGAAGCTCACATGCAAGGTCATCACTTTGAAATATTAACAGTTTCTCTCTAAAGATACTGATTATTAAGTGCATCTATAGTTCACTACACCTCTGCTCCCAAATGGTAAACCTTTCTGGGAAATTCAGAACAAGGCCAAGTTCAAATGATAACATGCAACAATTTAAACCAAATACATCAATTACATTTTTTTCTGGTATTTCTGCACTCTTCGCTGTCATCATTGTTTGTTCATCATttctcttctctttcttcctttcaAGTTTGTTATTAAACGTGCCATGCTCCTTTGGACTCAAGTGCTCAGTCTTAAGGCATTTGTTCAATGTGCCAGAGCTAGGGttaagagaaatttcttcatggGGTCTCTTCGGTGACAGCTTCTTTTTTTCTAAGATTTCTTCTTCAAATTTAATGGTGTATGGATATAACTGATTGACAAGGTGAAGAATCTGTCCTGGCTTCAACTTCACTTCCCTGTCTTTTCCCACATCTTCTGAattgatgttgcttggatttatcCCTAACTTTGTAGGaagcaaagaaaagaaaatgtaTCCAGAGGTACTGAACATTTGCAGTATTTTAGAGCACAGAAACTCAGAATAGGCTATTTGCATCTAcaaatctactctgccattcaaaaaGATTCTTCTATCTCAAGTCCATTTTCCTCCTGATCCCCCATATCCAATTTATGTACTGTCCAAACGCTGATCAGTTGTCAATT contains the following coding sequences:
- the aptx gene encoding aprataxin isoform X1; amino-acid sequence: MISIMRVCWLVSKDGRHQPIRLAHSTCVFIGRSPVTKITDKKCSRQQVQLRADYNKGFVLVKQLGINPSNINSEDVGKDREVKLKPGQILHLVNQLYPYTIKFEEEILEKKKLSPKRPHEEISLNPSSGTLNKCLKTEHLSPKEHGTFNNKLERKKEKRNDEQTMMTAKSAEIPEKNDFRGMWSQGLKVSMQDPKLQIYKDDIVVVIKDKYPKARFHWLVLPWESISSLKAVRRDHLNLLQHMNEVGEKLVREYVDSKALRFRLGYHAIPSMSHMHLHVISQDFDSPCLKTKKHWNSFNTDYFLESQDVMKMVEQNGKVIVKDDMPELLKMPLLCHVCRQESSTIPQLKEHLRKHFP
- the aptx gene encoding aprataxin isoform X2; protein product: MFPAARSVEKYRLPLQLRADYNKGFVLVKQLGINPSNINSEDVGKDREVKLKPGQILHLVNQLYPYTIKFEEEILEKKKLSPKRPHEEISLNPSSGTLNKCLKTEHLSPKEHGTFNNKLERKKEKRNDEQTMMTAKSAEIPEKNDFRGMWSQGLKVSMQDPKLQIYKDDIVVVIKDKYPKARFHWLVLPWESISSLKAVRRDHLNLLQHMNEVGEKLVREYVDSKALRFRLGYHAIPSMSHMHLHVISQDFDSPCLKTKKHWNSFNTDYFLESQDVMKMVEQNGKVIVKDDMPELLKMPLLCHVCRQESSTIPQLKEHLRKHFP
- the aptx gene encoding aprataxin isoform X3; the protein is MFPAAIDVVKERTVQLRADYNKGFVLVKQLGINPSNINSEDVGKDREVKLKPGQILHLVNQLYPYTIKFEEEILEKKKLSPKRPHEEISLNPSSGTLNKCLKTEHLSPKEHGTFNNKLERKKEKRNDEQTMMTAKSAEIPEKNDFRGMWSQGLKVSMQDPKLQIYKDDIVVVIKDKYPKARFHWLVLPWESISSLKAVRRDHLNLLQHMNEVGEKLVREYVDSKALRFRLGYHAIPSMSHMHLHVISQDFDSPCLKTKKHWNSFNTDYFLESQDVMKMVEQNGKVIVKDDMPELLKMPLLCHVCRQESSTIPQLKEHLRKHFP
- the aptx gene encoding aprataxin isoform X4 → MWSRKEQLRADYNKGFVLVKQLGINPSNINSEDVGKDREVKLKPGQILHLVNQLYPYTIKFEEEILEKKKLSPKRPHEEISLNPSSGTLNKCLKTEHLSPKEHGTFNNKLERKKEKRNDEQTMMTAKSAEIPEKNDFRGMWSQGLKVSMQDPKLQIYKDDIVVVIKDKYPKARFHWLVLPWESISSLKAVRRDHLNLLQHMNEVGEKLVREYVDSKALRFRLGYHAIPSMSHMHLHVISQDFDSPCLKTKKHWNSFNTDYFLESQDVMKMVEQNGKVIVKDDMPELLKMPLLCHVCRQESSTIPQLKEHLRKHFP